In Trichocoleus desertorum NBK24, the following are encoded in one genomic region:
- a CDS encoding DUF3747 domain-containing protein: protein MLNSLRLQLAVSATLALSSLSSVSPAIAAATFSQQEVDQGKFIAVAAPYGQQAHQLLILEQVSNKRACWQEGSTAANSPTPVEPLLLGFDFSGICGRSTDSNGYSVRMAGQDLGLKYSVRVVKRNNELVLIGQPSRGQNLPMLEIGRTRGLDSGFAKIFLDPGWRLSKRVYNDRPLGHVYLTNDLAPETLLPSNIATGSTPPPTIPAVSSPKPVTFPPTGSTRPATGPAPLPTVRPTQPIGIVRPTQPAGVIPKTPTTAVVIPVPVPPPQSTGQPAGQPISRPISQPVGQPTSQPGRVTPQVSTSPVSVPILVPPPEIQTRPSTSSVKLPTVTPAPSIPPVTNSSRPLPNGDIKVTPVPSLPPINSSNNAPSKGGFVVPTVGEPTNSRTQAPAAPTVQINLPTVTVYQ from the coding sequence ATGTTGAATTCCCTGCGGCTTCAATTGGCTGTTTCAGCTACGCTAGCGTTGAGTTCGCTCAGTTCTGTCAGTCCGGCGATCGCGGCTGCCACGTTTAGTCAACAAGAGGTAGACCAAGGCAAATTTATTGCTGTAGCGGCTCCCTATGGTCAACAAGCTCACCAACTGCTCATTTTGGAGCAAGTCTCCAATAAGCGCGCATGTTGGCAAGAAGGTAGCACAGCCGCAAACAGCCCTACTCCCGTAGAACCACTGCTACTGGGCTTTGACTTTTCAGGGATTTGTGGGCGCAGCACCGACAGTAACGGCTACTCTGTACGGATGGCAGGGCAAGACTTAGGGTTGAAGTATAGTGTGCGAGTGGTCAAACGCAACAATGAGTTGGTTCTGATTGGGCAACCCAGCCGGGGCCAAAACTTACCGATGTTAGAGATTGGTAGAACCCGTGGCTTAGACTCAGGCTTTGCTAAGATTTTCCTCGACCCAGGTTGGCGGTTGAGTAAGCGGGTTTACAACGATCGCCCGCTTGGTCATGTTTACCTCACCAATGATTTGGCTCCAGAGACACTACTACCCAGCAACATTGCCACGGGTTCAACGCCGCCTCCTACCATTCCTGCGGTTAGTTCTCCCAAACCTGTGACTTTCCCCCCCACTGGATCGACTCGGCCTGCCACTGGGCCTGCTCCCCTGCCGACCGTTCGCCCCACTCAGCCAATTGGAATCGTTCGCCCCACTCAACCCGCTGGGGTGATTCCTAAAACCCCAACGACTGCCGTTGTCATCCCCGTGCCAGTCCCTCCTCCCCAATCTACGGGTCAGCCCGCAGGTCAGCCTATTAGTCGGCCCATTAGTCAGCCTGTTGGTCAGCCAACTAGTCAACCTGGTCGGGTGACACCTCAAGTATCCACTTCCCCGGTATCTGTTCCAATTTTGGTTCCACCACCAGAAATTCAAACGAGACCTAGCACTTCTAGCGTCAAGCTGCCGACTGTCACACCTGCGCCCAGCATTCCCCCCGTGACTAACTCTAGCCGTCCTCTCCCTAATGGTGACATTAAGGTCACACCTGTACCCAGCCTGCCGCCTATTAACAGCTCTAACAACGCTCCTAGTAAGGGTGGTTTTGTCGTGCCAACGGTTGGAGAGCCAACCAATAGCCGTACCCAGGCACCTGCGGCTCCCACGGTTCAAATCAACTTACCAACCGTTACGGTTTATCAATAA
- a CDS encoding isomerizing glutamine--fructose-6-phosphate transaminase encodes MLDDRPESRHPEFRHFMLQEIYEQPDVVQACLAQYFNFDWLQDHDCDRTSRSPVQLGLPESIYDDLAEIHIIACGTSLHASLVGQYWLEQLAGIPTRVRYASEFRETPFPLTVKTLTIAVTQSGETADTLKALKFEQQRRSQRSQLDPAYRPHLLGLTNQSASTLHQRVDYILQAPSGREVGVAATKSFVAQLMVFYALALDLAARRQTLSSDRIHQLLRELERLPEKIAQILEAADAIAQLAKELVDTQDFIFLARGINYPIALEGALKLKETSYIHAEGYAAGEFLHGPIAILDEKVAVVAIAMRGQVYDQTLANLQKVKSRGAKLIGMTTPENSEAAALFDVLLPMPDVDELLSPILTIIPLQLLAYYITVYRGLDVDRPRGLTKSLTT; translated from the coding sequence ATGCTTGACGATCGCCCAGAATCTCGGCACCCAGAATTTCGGCATTTCATGCTGCAAGAGATCTACGAGCAACCTGATGTGGTTCAGGCTTGCCTAGCGCAGTATTTCAATTTTGATTGGCTCCAAGATCATGATTGCGATCGCACTTCTAGATCTCCAGTTCAGTTAGGATTGCCTGAATCGATCTATGACGATTTAGCAGAGATCCATATCATCGCTTGTGGCACCAGTCTCCATGCCAGTTTAGTTGGGCAATATTGGCTGGAACAGTTGGCAGGTATTCCTACTAGAGTTCGTTATGCTTCGGAGTTTCGAGAGACTCCGTTTCCCCTCACGGTCAAGACACTTACGATCGCGGTCACGCAATCGGGTGAAACAGCAGATACGCTTAAAGCCCTGAAATTTGAGCAACAACGACGGTCTCAGCGATCGCAGCTTGATCCAGCCTACCGTCCTCACTTGCTAGGTTTGACAAATCAATCCGCCAGCACCTTGCACCAACGGGTGGACTACATCCTACAGGCACCTTCCGGGCGGGAAGTGGGAGTGGCCGCAACCAAGAGTTTTGTGGCTCAGCTCATGGTGTTTTATGCCTTGGCGTTAGATTTGGCGGCTCGACGGCAAACCCTATCCAGCGATCGCATTCATCAACTCCTGAGAGAGCTAGAACGATTGCCTGAAAAGATTGCCCAGATTCTAGAAGCCGCAGATGCGATCGCTCAACTCGCTAAAGAGTTAGTGGATACCCAGGATTTCATCTTTTTAGCAAGAGGCATTAACTACCCAATTGCCCTAGAAGGAGCCTTGAAGCTCAAAGAAACCAGCTACATCCACGCGGAGGGATATGCGGCGGGAGAATTTCTACATGGGCCGATCGCGATTTTGGATGAAAAAGTCGCTGTAGTGGCGATCGCCATGCGAGGGCAAGTGTATGACCAGACCTTAGCGAATCTGCAAAAGGTGAAATCTCGCGGAGCCAAGTTAATTGGCATGACCACTCCTGAAAATTCCGAAGCCGCCGCTTTGTTTGATGTCTTGCTGCCGATGCCTGACGTAGATGAATTATTGTCGCCAATCTTGACGATAATTCCCTTGCAACTCTTGGCCTATTACATCACGGTGTATCGTGGCCTAGATGTCGATCGCCCTCGCGGTTTAACCAAATCTTTGACCACATAA
- a CDS encoding WD40 repeat domain-containing protein — translation MTAEEALAIVGQILEQGYLNKVQETVFKRAWEGWSYAEIAKESGYDQGYIKDTGAKLWQLLSDALGERVTKFNVQAVVKRSQVNRQELAANDPKDTSASVHAPSPLLPVQDWGEAIDVSIFYGRSAELSTLKQWVQQDRCRLITLLGMGGIGKTALSVKLGEQLQGEFDYLIWRSLRDAPPLTELLTTLIKFLSAQQDTKLPESLGGQLSRLLELLRASRCLLILDNFEAVLQGGKQTGAYRSGYESYGELLNRVGEISHQSCLVITSREKPQEIGALEGDLLLVRTLAVSGLEAIAGQEILLAKGLAGSNTDQNHLIEHYRGNPLALKIAATSIQDLFAGDIATFLDQGTGAFNGIATLLSQQFQRLSDIEIQVMYWLAINREPVTPAEISADMVPEISKLRLLQTLESLKWRCLIDTAKTTVGENGPVGFTQQPVVMEYVTEKLTEQVCEEIVTVSPRLLLSHALMKAQAKEYIRESQMRVILKAVMERSLTALRSPQQLEQKLNQLLAYLQHQSPGFVGYGGGNLLNLFRQLETNLAGYDFSGLKIRQAYLQDVNLHQVNFAQAEFIDCAFAATFGGITSVNLDSQGQFLATSDTNGDIHIWRAVDGKQLTACKGHNSWVWAVIFSQDSRFLASCGQDHTVRLWDVETGQCLKTLHGHHSIVTAIAFAPNPAYAEGGAAQILISSSADQSIRIWDIQTGDCLRVLEGHAACVWAVSADASGQTLASAGEDQTIKLWAIATGECFQSFPAHSHWIKAVALSPDGQTIVSGSFDNTVKLWNASTGECLRTLQGHIGTVAAVAFSPNGEMVASGSYDQTVKLWNVPTGECLTTLHKHTNRVWSVAFHPEGHLLASGGDDHTARIWDISTGQCAKTIQGHSNSIYAIALSPDQQWLASGHEDQTLRLWNLNAADGEPPALAISGNSLANPPTKIFRGHTNRIFGVAFTPDGKTLVTGSLDRTLKLWNVQTGECLKTLQGHSSWVWATALSPDGKLVASGSYDHLVKLWDLSSGECLKTLVGHSSSVLSVAFSPDGRWLASGGYEQMIQLWDVATGQCLRSLQAHANRVWSVAFSPDGQLLATGGDDFTIKLWNVATGECEKTLSGHTSPVLAILFHPGSNCLITGSADRTIKIWSLSNDECLNTLSGHQNWVWSLVFDVKRQVLWSGSQDETVKCWQLDTGICAHTLQPPRPYEGMNITGVMGLTEAQKTTLIALGAVTQLLSQ, via the coding sequence ATGACGGCTGAGGAAGCATTAGCGATTGTTGGGCAGATTTTAGAGCAAGGCTACTTAAATAAGGTGCAGGAGACTGTCTTTAAGCGAGCTTGGGAAGGGTGGTCCTATGCAGAGATTGCCAAAGAATCTGGTTATGACCAAGGCTACATCAAAGACACAGGCGCTAAGTTGTGGCAGCTCCTCTCGGATGCTTTAGGAGAGAGAGTCACAAAGTTCAATGTCCAAGCCGTGGTGAAGCGATCGCAGGTCAATCGTCAGGAACTTGCAGCCAACGACCCAAAAGATACCAGCGCCTCAGTTCACGCTCCTAGCCCCTTGCTGCCTGTTCAAGATTGGGGAGAAGCGATCGATGTATCGATTTTTTATGGCCGATCCGCTGAACTCAGCACTTTGAAACAGTGGGTTCAGCAAGACCGTTGCCGTCTCATCACCCTTTTAGGGATGGGAGGAATTGGTAAAACGGCTTTGTCCGTGAAGCTGGGGGAGCAGTTACAGGGCGAATTTGATTATCTGATTTGGCGATCGCTGCGGGATGCCCCTCCACTGACAGAGTTACTCACGACCTTAATTAAGTTTTTGTCTGCTCAGCAAGACACCAAGTTACCAGAGAGCTTGGGTGGCCAACTCTCTCGCCTGCTAGAGCTGTTGCGGGCTTCGCGTTGTCTGCTGATTCTGGATAACTTCGAGGCGGTTCTCCAAGGAGGCAAGCAGACAGGAGCCTACCGCAGCGGTTATGAGAGCTATGGCGAATTGTTAAATCGGGTCGGCGAGATCTCCCACCAAAGTTGCTTGGTGATTACGAGCCGCGAGAAACCCCAAGAAATAGGAGCACTAGAAGGAGATCTGTTGCTCGTCCGAACACTAGCGGTATCTGGCTTAGAAGCGATCGCAGGTCAAGAAATTCTACTAGCGAAAGGATTAGCAGGTTCAAACACCGATCAAAATCATTTGATTGAACATTATCGGGGCAATCCCTTGGCGCTCAAGATTGCCGCCACTTCCATCCAAGATTTATTTGCTGGTGACATTGCGACGTTTCTCGACCAGGGTACAGGAGCCTTCAATGGCATTGCTACCTTACTGAGCCAACAATTTCAGCGTTTGTCAGACATAGAAATCCAGGTGATGTACTGGCTGGCTATCAACCGGGAACCTGTCACACCCGCTGAAATTTCAGCTGATATGGTGCCGGAGATCTCGAAGCTCAGATTACTACAGACATTGGAGTCGTTGAAATGGCGCTGTCTAATTGACACAGCCAAAACCACGGTTGGCGAGAATGGCCCAGTGGGGTTTACGCAACAGCCAGTGGTGATGGAGTATGTCACCGAAAAACTGACTGAGCAAGTCTGTGAGGAGATCGTTACAGTCTCTCCTCGGTTGCTGCTGAGCCATGCCTTGATGAAAGCTCAAGCCAAAGAGTACATCCGCGAAAGCCAGATGCGGGTGATCCTAAAGGCTGTGATGGAGCGATCGCTAACCGCCTTAAGATCGCCACAACAACTCGAACAAAAACTCAATCAGCTTCTAGCTTACCTCCAACATCAGTCACCTGGTTTTGTCGGATACGGCGGGGGTAATCTCCTCAACTTATTTCGCCAGCTAGAAACAAACTTGGCGGGTTATGATTTTTCCGGTTTAAAGATCCGCCAAGCCTATCTGCAAGATGTCAATTTACATCAGGTGAATTTTGCCCAAGCAGAGTTCATCGATTGTGCGTTCGCTGCGACCTTTGGCGGCATTACTTCTGTGAACTTGGACTCCCAGGGACAATTCCTAGCAACTAGCGATACCAATGGCGATATCCACATCTGGAGAGCGGTAGATGGTAAACAGTTAACCGCTTGCAAGGGGCATAACAGTTGGGTTTGGGCCGTTATTTTTAGCCAGGACAGCCGATTTTTAGCCAGTTGTGGGCAAGATCATACAGTGCGGCTGTGGGATGTAGAGACAGGGCAATGCCTCAAAACCTTGCACGGACATCACAGCATTGTCACAGCGATCGCCTTTGCTCCCAATCCAGCCTATGCAGAGGGTGGAGCGGCTCAAATCCTAATTAGTAGCAGCGCCGATCAAAGCATTCGGATTTGGGATATTCAGACCGGAGATTGTCTGCGAGTTTTAGAAGGACATGCGGCCTGTGTGTGGGCGGTGAGTGCAGATGCCAGCGGCCAAACCCTAGCCAGTGCAGGCGAAGATCAAACTATCAAGCTGTGGGCGATCGCGACAGGAGAATGTTTCCAAAGCTTCCCGGCTCATAGTCATTGGATCAAAGCGGTGGCGCTCAGCCCGGATGGACAAACTATAGTCAGCGGCAGTTTTGACAATACCGTAAAGCTTTGGAATGCCAGTACAGGAGAATGTCTGAGAACTCTCCAGGGACATATCGGCACCGTAGCGGCTGTGGCGTTTAGCCCCAACGGCGAAATGGTTGCTAGTGGTAGCTATGACCAAACCGTCAAGCTGTGGAACGTCCCCACAGGAGAATGCCTGACCACCTTACACAAACATACGAACCGAGTCTGGTCTGTCGCTTTTCACCCAGAGGGACATCTACTCGCTAGTGGGGGAGATGACCATACCGCGAGAATTTGGGATATCTCTACAGGTCAATGTGCCAAAACTATTCAGGGTCACAGTAATTCGATCTATGCGATCGCTCTGAGTCCAGATCAACAATGGCTCGCTAGCGGGCATGAAGACCAAACCCTGAGGCTGTGGAATCTCAACGCCGCAGATGGAGAACCTCCCGCCTTGGCTATCTCTGGGAACAGTTTAGCCAACCCACCCACAAAAATCTTTCGGGGACATACCAACCGGATCTTTGGGGTCGCTTTCACACCGGATGGGAAAACCCTGGTTACAGGCAGCTTAGATCGCACGCTCAAACTCTGGAATGTCCAAACTGGAGAATGCCTGAAAACACTGCAAGGTCATTCCAGTTGGGTCTGGGCAACTGCCTTAAGCCCAGATGGGAAATTAGTCGCTAGTGGTAGCTACGACCACTTGGTGAAACTGTGGGATCTCAGCAGTGGAGAATGTCTCAAGACATTGGTAGGTCATTCCAGCTCAGTGCTGTCTGTCGCTTTTAGTCCCGATGGTCGCTGGCTGGCAAGTGGTGGCTACGAGCAAATGATTCAGCTATGGGATGTTGCCACAGGACAATGCCTCAGAAGCCTCCAAGCCCATGCCAACCGAGTTTGGTCTGTAGCATTTAGCCCAGATGGACAACTGCTAGCAACGGGAGGAGATGACTTTACCATCAAGCTATGGAATGTTGCTACTGGAGAATGTGAGAAAACGTTGTCAGGTCATACCAGTCCAGTTCTAGCAATTCTCTTTCATCCGGGTAGCAACTGTCTAATCACAGGTAGCGCTGACAGAACAATTAAGATCTGGAGTTTAAGCAACGACGAGTGCTTAAACACTTTGTCAGGTCATCAAAATTGGGTATGGTCATTGGTGTTTGATGTCAAGCGCCAAGTGCTATGGAGCGGTAGCCAAGATGAAACCGTAAAATGTTGGCAACTCGACACAGGGATATGTGCTCACACGCTGCAACCACCCCGACCCTACGAAGGGATGAATATCACAGGGGTAATGGGTTTAACGGAGGCTCAGAAAACTACACTAATAGCATTGGGTGCAGTGACGCAGCTATTGAGCCAGTAG
- a CDS encoding alpha/beta hydrolase, translating to MPPLVLLFKLLLKLLLVLGGGLAIAYLAACIFLLFRQNRFIFFPAPVSDITPASLKLTYEDVWIPIATPKGKIEQLHGWWMPAADPEEGVIFYLHGNGANVGATVSQSQRFHQLGLSVFVFDYRGYGRSQGGFPTEAQVYEDTQTAWNYLTQARQIPPQQIFLYGHSLGGAIAIDLAVKQPKVAGLIVESTFTSMRRMVDVRGGFGLFPTDLLLLQKFNSLEKLRSLQMPVLFIHGTLDLTVPAEMSRTLFQAASEPKQLLFVEDAGHNDVAAMGEGRYLQAIQQFTEQVRTRQEQVTVAQ from the coding sequence ATGCCTCCTCTCGTCCTGCTGTTCAAACTATTGTTAAAGCTACTATTGGTCTTGGGAGGAGGGTTGGCGATCGCTTACTTAGCGGCCTGCATCTTCCTGCTATTTCGGCAAAATCGTTTTATCTTCTTTCCTGCTCCTGTTAGTGATATCACCCCTGCCTCTCTAAAACTCACGTATGAGGATGTCTGGATACCAATTGCGACTCCTAAAGGCAAAATTGAGCAGTTGCATGGCTGGTGGATGCCAGCGGCAGACCCAGAGGAGGGCGTGATTTTTTACTTACATGGCAATGGTGCGAATGTAGGAGCTACAGTTTCTCAATCTCAACGATTTCATCAATTAGGGCTATCTGTTTTTGTTTTTGACTACCGAGGGTATGGCCGTAGTCAAGGCGGTTTTCCAACTGAAGCGCAGGTTTATGAGGATACGCAGACTGCGTGGAACTACTTAACTCAAGCACGACAAATTCCACCTCAACAGATTTTTCTCTATGGGCATTCTTTAGGAGGGGCGATCGCGATCGACTTAGCGGTGAAGCAGCCTAAAGTGGCTGGGCTGATCGTAGAAAGCACTTTTACCTCAATGAGACGGATGGTAGATGTCCGGGGTGGATTTGGTCTATTTCCAACTGATTTGTTACTGCTGCAAAAGTTTAATTCTTTAGAGAAATTGCGATCGCTACAAATGCCCGTGTTGTTTATCCACGGCACTTTGGACTTGACAGTCCCCGCAGAAATGAGCCGCACTTTATTCCAAGCAGCCTCAGAACCCAAACAACTTCTGTTTGTGGAGGATGCAGGACACAATGATGTCGCCGCTATGGGTGAGGGCCGCTATCTGCAAGCAATTCAACAATTTACTGAGCAGGTAAGAACCAGGCAGGAACAGGTTACGGTGGCTCAGTAG
- the gatA gene encoding Asp-tRNA(Asn)/Glu-tRNA(Gln) amidotransferase subunit GatA, translating to MASIRELHQQLVSKERSAVEITQDALERIQALEPKLHSFLCVTADRALEQARQVDAKIAAGEEIGLLAGIPVGIKDNLCTQGIPTTCGSRILENFVPPYESTVTQKLAAAGAVMVGKTNLDEFAMGSSTENSAYQVTANPWDLERVPGGSSGGSAAAVAAKECVVALGSDTGGSIRQPASFCGVVGLKPTYGLVSRYGLVAYASSLDQIGPFGRTVEDAAVLLQAIAGYDAKDSTSLNVEIPDYSKFLKPDLKPRGRRKIGVIQETFGEGLDPVVEAAVTKAIQQLQDLGAEIQVISCPSFRYGLPTYYIIAPSEASANLARYDGVKYGFRSEDPDNILAMYTQTRAQGFGAEVKRRIMIGTYALSAGYYDAYYLKAQKVRTLIKQDFERAFEQVDLLVCPTAPSTAFKAGEKTADPLSMYLSDLMTIPVNLAGLPGLSVPCGFDENGMPIGLQMISNVLREDILFQVAYAYEQSTPWHEQTPQLS from the coding sequence ATGGCATCCATCCGCGAGTTGCATCAACAGCTTGTCAGCAAAGAGCGCTCGGCTGTGGAAATTACTCAAGACGCTCTAGAGCGCATTCAAGCCCTGGAGCCGAAATTGCATAGCTTTCTATGCGTCACGGCAGATCGGGCGCTAGAGCAAGCAAGGCAAGTCGATGCCAAAATTGCGGCAGGGGAAGAAATCGGACTATTAGCAGGTATCCCCGTAGGTATTAAAGACAATCTTTGTACCCAAGGCATTCCCACAACCTGCGGTTCTCGCATTTTAGAAAACTTTGTGCCGCCCTACGAGTCAACAGTGACCCAGAAGCTAGCTGCTGCCGGGGCTGTGATGGTGGGTAAAACCAACCTAGATGAGTTTGCGATGGGTAGCTCCACCGAGAACTCCGCTTATCAAGTCACCGCGAATCCTTGGGATCTAGAGCGGGTACCCGGTGGTTCGTCGGGTGGCTCGGCGGCAGCGGTTGCGGCTAAAGAATGCGTAGTCGCTTTGGGATCGGATACGGGAGGATCAATTCGGCAACCCGCTTCTTTCTGTGGTGTGGTGGGTCTGAAGCCAACGTATGGCCTAGTTTCCCGTTATGGCTTGGTCGCTTATGCTTCTTCGCTGGATCAAATTGGGCCATTTGGTCGAACTGTAGAAGATGCAGCAGTTTTGTTGCAGGCGATCGCGGGCTACGATGCCAAAGACTCGACCAGCCTTAACGTAGAAATCCCAGACTACTCAAAATTCCTCAAGCCTGATCTCAAACCCAGAGGTCGGCGCAAAATTGGGGTCATTCAAGAAACGTTTGGAGAAGGGCTTGATCCAGTCGTAGAAGCAGCAGTCACCAAAGCAATTCAACAGCTTCAGGATTTGGGTGCAGAAATTCAAGTAATTTCTTGTCCTAGCTTCCGCTACGGTTTGCCCACTTATTACATCATTGCGCCCTCCGAAGCGTCCGCTAACCTGGCTCGCTACGATGGCGTGAAGTATGGATTCCGTTCGGAAGACCCCGACAACATTCTGGCAATGTATACCCAAACCCGCGCTCAAGGATTTGGGGCTGAGGTGAAACGCCGAATTATGATTGGCACCTACGCTTTGTCTGCCGGATACTATGACGCTTATTACCTGAAGGCGCAAAAAGTTCGCACCTTGATCAAGCAAGACTTTGAGCGAGCGTTTGAACAAGTGGATCTGTTGGTCTGCCCTACGGCTCCCTCAACGGCATTTAAGGCGGGCGAGAAAACGGCTGATCCCCTCAGCATGTACCTCTCTGACTTGATGACCATTCCAGTGAACTTAGCTGGCTTACCAGGCTTAAGCGTTCCCTGCGGCTTTGATGAGAACGGTATGCCGATTGGTTTGCAAATGATTAGTAATGTGCTCCGGGAAGATATCTTGTTCCAGGTCGCTTACGCTTATGAGCAATCCACACCCTGGCATGAGCAAACACCACAGTTGAGCTAA
- a CDS encoding alpha/beta fold hydrolase has product MQSQNSSFDRATQAVRLQVQRQGEGFPILCLHGHPGSGSSLSVFTNHLSQRFQTIAPDLRGYGNSPAQQAFEMEDHLLDLEAVLDRYQVSRCLVLGWSLGGILAMELALKFPERVSGLILVATAARPRGNHPPISWQDNFYTGLASIVNRLSPGWQWNIEAFGKRSLYRYLIQQHTAIAYQYLADEALVAYLKTSREATQALTAALRKDYNRLADLAQITCPSLVLAGAEDRHITAQSSWETAQHLQHSEWHCYPNTAHLFPWEIPDQVRKDIDQWLSLYPEAVK; this is encoded by the coding sequence ATGCAATCGCAAAATTCGAGTTTCGATCGCGCTACTCAAGCGGTACGTTTACAGGTTCAGAGACAGGGGGAAGGGTTTCCGATTCTTTGTCTGCACGGACATCCGGGATCGGGCAGTAGTTTATCGGTCTTTACCAATCATTTATCGCAGCGTTTCCAGACGATCGCGCCTGATTTGCGGGGGTATGGCAACAGCCCTGCTCAGCAAGCCTTTGAGATGGAAGATCATCTGCTGGATCTAGAAGCAGTGCTCGATCGCTATCAAGTTTCGCGTTGCTTAGTTTTAGGCTGGTCGCTGGGGGGCATTTTAGCAATGGAACTGGCCCTGAAATTCCCTGAACGGGTCAGCGGCTTAATCCTGGTTGCAACTGCGGCTCGGCCACGCGGCAACCACCCACCCATTAGTTGGCAGGACAATTTCTATACAGGGTTGGCATCAATCGTCAATCGCCTTTCCCCTGGCTGGCAGTGGAATATTGAGGCGTTTGGCAAGCGATCGCTCTACCGCTACCTAATTCAGCAGCACACCGCGATCGCCTACCAATATCTAGCGGATGAAGCTCTTGTGGCTTATCTAAAAACTTCACGAGAAGCTACCCAAGCTCTGACAGCCGCTTTGAGAAAAGACTATAACCGCTTGGCCGATCTAGCTCAAATTACTTGCCCCAGCTTAGTGCTAGCGGGTGCTGAAGACCGTCACATCACGGCCCAATCTAGTTGGGAAACGGCTCAGCACCTCCAACACAGTGAATGGCATTGCTACCCGAATACAGCTCACCTGTTTCCGTGGGAGATTCCTGATCAAGTACGAAAAGATATTGATCAGTGGCTCTCCCTGTATCCGGAAGCTGTGAAATGA
- a CDS encoding DUF1816 domain-containing protein has protein sequence MKEVLISLLETLGLAFWVEIVTDKPRCTYYFGPFLSSQEAQAAKSGYVEDLEQEGAQGIRVSIKRCKPPADLTIADDLEVKLPLGKSRILSGQF, from the coding sequence ATGAAAGAAGTTTTGATCAGTCTTCTAGAGACTCTTGGGCTCGCTTTTTGGGTTGAGATAGTGACCGACAAACCTCGGTGTACTTACTATTTTGGGCCATTCCTCAGTTCTCAAGAGGCTCAAGCTGCCAAATCTGGTTACGTTGAAGATTTGGAGCAAGAAGGTGCTCAAGGAATTCGCGTTTCAATAAAACGCTGCAAGCCTCCTGCCGACCTGACGATCGCCGATGACTTGGAGGTAAAGCTTCCTCTGGGAAAGTCTCGGATTCTTAGCGGTCAATTTTAG